From a region of the Campylobacter showae genome:
- a CDS encoding ATP-binding protein yields MSNKYTTLKNIFIDVAQENNYINLDKSIIAYKKILDLLQKPAKLILFYGKPGCGKTFLLKKIVSDLKDRSDIIFFPYPFFNESEFVKSLYEGIFKKESQEKIESYEQFIKIYEAKIEDSQDKKPVIVILDESQLYPEILLEKIRIMSDSGLFKFVFATHETIDKDVLSRDYFKSRVWESIEMGSIDTEEMKVYLENKLQNSQFFYIFLKFTEEQFRLLNELSQGNLRMLNKLMFNIFELYEYFDANQPTIIGGDKMVTKILEMAAIKSELIDA; encoded by the coding sequence ATGAGCAATAAATATACTACTCTAAAAAATATATTTATTGATGTAGCACAAGAAAATAACTACATAAATTTAGATAAGTCTATTATTGCATATAAAAAAATTTTAGATTTGTTACAAAAGCCTGCCAAGTTAATTTTATTTTACGGCAAGCCTGGGTGCGGAAAAACATTTTTGCTAAAAAAAATCGTAAGCGATCTTAAAGATCGTAGTGACATTATTTTTTTTCCATATCCCTTTTTTAATGAATCAGAATTTGTAAAATCACTATATGAGGGAATTTTTAAAAAAGAGTCTCAGGAAAAAATTGAAAGCTATGAGCAGTTTATTAAAATATACGAAGCTAAAATCGAAGATAGTCAAGATAAAAAACCAGTAATAGTTATTCTTGATGAATCACAGCTTTATCCTGAGATTTTACTAGAAAAAATTCGTATAATGTCAGATAGCGGTCTATTTAAATTTGTTTTTGCCACGCACGAAACGATTGATAAAGATGTACTATCGAGAGATTATTTTAAGTCAAGAGTTTGGGAAAGTATAGAGATGGGCTCTATCGATACAGAGGAGATGAAAGTTTATTTGGAAAATAAGTTACAAAATAGTCAGTTTTTTTATATTTTTTTAAAATTTACCGAAGAACAATTTCGTCTTCTAAATGAATTAAGCCAGGGAAATTTAAGAATGCTAAATAAATTAATGTTTAATATTTTTGAACTTTACGAATATTTTGATGCAAATCAACCAACTATAATAGGCGGTGACAAAATGGTAACAAAAATTTTAGAGATGGCAGCCATCAAATCGGAGCTTATAGATGCTTGA
- the mshL gene encoding pilus (MSHA type) biogenesis protein MshL, with the protein MSLLKLNNFFKISIIAAISLTSAYGNGCEKRVFNLKINEQVSVQEVLTQLSDMCHFSVVTKDQFAKDAISEPLFGINIKDKTLNEIFSLLLSEKDMSYTFSQDILKISSLQTKTFKIDYITSIREGTAITKASVDSAPIEVGEREEDSGSTDITKGGGKLDNIIRTVEKFDFWEKLDTEIKAILNNTTESIVAPDPIINANAGLVTVTGTAAQLRRVSEYIKDIQERLKKQVVIDVSIISVELANSYTKGVDWSKFNIGFKTGLYNRTVVTGVTETVGQDAAGNPTTTLSRTYGMIPANDLFWSNRGNGLGGGFSQSMNLIAGFNFNLDGVLNFLETNGRTKVVSSPKITTLNNQQALISVGDNVNYRVQEESQNNNALNGKTTITYKQYSVFIGILLNILPEVSDDNKIMLRINPSLSSFKYNEDDVRQSTTIREIAPDTIQKKLSTVVQVNSGDTIVLGGLIAQSKGKENTKVPFLGDIPVLGHAFKSTKDNLRTTELVFIITPRIVDTSNATPINQSLKDLGFSRSTYEQ; encoded by the coding sequence ATGTCATTATTAAAATTAAATAATTTTTTTAAAATATCTATCATAGCTGCAATATCGTTAACATCAGCATATGGCAATGGTTGCGAAAAAAGGGTTTTTAATCTTAAAATTAATGAACAAGTTTCAGTTCAAGAGGTGTTGACGCAACTATCCGATATGTGTCATTTTAGTGTTGTTACAAAAGATCAATTTGCTAAAGACGCCATAAGCGAACCTCTTTTTGGAATCAATATAAAAGATAAAACATTGAATGAAATTTTTAGCCTTTTGCTATCTGAAAAAGATATGAGCTATACTTTTTCTCAAGATATATTAAAAATTTCATCCCTTCAGACAAAAACTTTTAAAATTGATTATATAACATCTATAAGAGAAGGAACCGCTATAACGAAAGCCTCTGTTGATTCTGCCCCAATAGAAGTAGGAGAGAGAGAAGAAGATAGTGGATCTACAGATATTACTAAGGGTGGTGGCAAGCTTGATAATATTATAAGGACAGTTGAAAAGTTTGATTTTTGGGAAAAATTAGATACTGAGATTAAAGCAATACTAAACAATACGACAGAAAGTATCGTTGCACCAGATCCTATCATCAATGCCAATGCAGGATTAGTCACTGTAACCGGCACAGCAGCACAGCTTAGAAGGGTTTCTGAATACATTAAAGATATTCAAGAAAGACTTAAAAAACAAGTAGTCATAGACGTATCCATAATATCTGTAGAGCTTGCCAATAGCTACACAAAAGGTGTTGACTGGAGTAAATTTAATATAGGTTTTAAAACCGGATTATACAATCGTACGGTTGTAACTGGCGTAACTGAAACAGTGGGACAAGACGCCGCTGGTAATCCTACGACCACTTTAAGTAGAACATATGGAATGATTCCGGCAAATGACCTATTTTGGTCAAATAGAGGAAACGGTCTTGGCGGTGGTTTTTCTCAAAGCATGAATTTGATTGCAGGTTTTAATTTTAATTTAGACGGCGTTTTAAATTTTCTAGAAACAAATGGGAGAACAAAAGTTGTTTCAAGCCCAAAAATTACAACTTTAAATAATCAACAGGCCCTAATTTCCGTGGGAGATAATGTAAACTATAGAGTTCAGGAAGAAAGCCAAAACAATAACGCCTTAAATGGTAAAACCACTATAACCTATAAGCAATATTCTGTTTTTATAGGAATTTTGCTTAACATTTTACCGGAGGTTTCAGACGATAATAAGATTATGCTCCGTATTAATCCATCTCTTAGCAGCTTCAAATACAATGAAGATGATGTTAGACAAAGCACAACCATAAGAGAAATCGCACCAGATACTATACAAAAAAAGCTTTCTACTGTTGTGCAGGTAAATAGCGGTGATACAATCGTTTTAGGTGGGCTTATAGCTCAGTCTAAAGGCAAGGAAAATACAAAGGTACCATTCTTGGGAGACATCCCTGTGCTTGGACATGCATTTAAAAGCACAAAAGACAATCTTAGGACAACAGAACTTGTATTTATTATAACCCCAAGAATAGTTGACACATCAAACGCTACACCAATCAATCAGTCTCTTAAAGATTTAGGTTTTTCGAGGTCAACGTATGAGCAATAA
- the pilO gene encoding type 4a pilus biogenesis protein PilO, producing the protein MKKDNTLTKIDNYFDEKKPSEVTMMLIVAFFLSAAIAYYAVIPYAQNYYDESIRENDRITQDLNKVNSYLSTVSQGDDRNFMINKKQNELLQQQNKLADVQNMNQYFDNKLKELSYLIFNEQSWADFLDNLAFLANKNNVKITKIINTFKEPNAQKIEQVLDINISVDGDYRDIISYINAIEESKLVVDVNNIDINSTNGKLRGNMGIYIWGMKYQ; encoded by the coding sequence ATGAAAAAAGATAATACACTTACAAAAATAGATAATTACTTTGACGAAAAAAAACCTAGCGAAGTAACAATGATGTTAATTGTTGCTTTTTTCTTATCTGCTGCAATAGCATACTATGCGGTAATACCATATGCGCAAAATTACTATGATGAATCCATAAGAGAAAATGATCGAATAACCCAGGATCTAAACAAGGTAAACTCTTATTTGAGTACCGTTAGCCAAGGTGACGATAGAAATTTTATGATAAATAAAAAACAAAATGAGTTATTACAACAGCAAAATAAGCTTGCCGATGTCCAAAACATGAATCAATATTTTGATAATAAGTTAAAAGAGCTATCATATCTAATTTTTAACGAACAGAGTTGGGCTGATTTTTTAGACAATTTAGCATTTTTAGCAAATAAGAATAATGTAAAAATAACAAAAATAATAAATACATTTAAAGAACCTAATGCTCAGAAAATAGAGCAAGTACTTGATATAAACATATCTGTTGACGGTGATTATAGAGATATCATAAGTTACATAAATGCCATTGAAGAATCTAAATTGGTAGTAGATGTGAATAATATAGATATAAATTCTACAAATGGCAAACTAAGAGGAAATATGGGAATTTATATATGGGGGATGAAATATCAATGA
- the era gene encoding GTPase Era — protein MKSGFVSIIGRTNAGKSSLLNFLLDAKITIVSHKQNATRRKISGIVMNGGDQIVFTDTPGLHESNKTLNKLMINEAIKSMGDCDAIVFLAPIHDSIDDYVKFLNLNPQKPHILVLTKVDEVSNAKVLEKIAQYQKFQDKFTALLPFSVKKQTYKKPLLDEICKLLPEHEYFYDPEFLTPTNEKEIFREFILEALYDNLSDEIPYSTDVLIDKVKEKPEITEIYATIITEREIHKSMIIGKNGQTIKRIGINSRKLISNFTSQKILVKLVVVVKKDWRKDEKTIKSLNIL, from the coding sequence ATGAAATCAGGCTTTGTTAGCATCATCGGTCGCACGAATGCAGGCAAAAGCTCCCTTTTAAATTTTTTGCTTGATGCGAAAATCACCATCGTCTCGCACAAACAAAACGCCACGAGGCGCAAGATCAGCGGTATCGTGATGAACGGCGGGGATCAGATCGTTTTTACCGATACGCCGGGACTTCACGAGAGCAACAAGACGCTAAATAAACTCATGATAAACGAAGCGATAAAATCGATGGGCGACTGCGATGCTATTGTCTTTTTGGCACCCATTCACGACAGCATAGACGACTACGTTAAATTTCTAAATTTAAATCCGCAAAAACCACACATCTTGGTGCTCACCAAGGTTGACGAAGTCTCAAACGCTAAAGTGCTTGAAAAAATCGCACAATATCAAAAATTTCAAGATAAATTTACAGCGCTTTTACCTTTTAGCGTCAAAAAGCAAACCTACAAAAAGCCGCTTTTGGATGAAATTTGCAAGCTTTTGCCAGAACACGAGTATTTTTATGATCCAGAATTCTTAACGCCGACAAATGAAAAGGAAATTTTTCGTGAATTTATCCTAGAGGCGCTCTATGATAATCTAAGCGACGAGATCCCCTACTCTACCGACGTGCTCATAGACAAAGTCAAAGAAAAACCTGAAATAACTGAAATTTATGCCACCATAATTACCGAACGCGAGATACATAAATCTATGATTATCGGAAAAAATGGTCAAACCATCAAAAGAATCGGGATAAATTCAAGAAAGTTAATATCAAATTTTACCAGTCAAAAAATCCTCGTGAAGCTCGTTGTAGTCGTTAAAAAAGACTGGCGCAAAGACGAAAAAACTATAAAAAGCTTGAATATTTTATAA
- the hslU gene encoding HslU--HslV peptidase ATPase subunit, which produces MNLTPKEIVKFLDDYVIGQKDAKKIIAIALRNRYRRMKLDKTMQDDIMPKNILMIGSTGVGKTEIARRLSKMMGLPFIKVEASKYTEVGFVGRDVESMVRDLAAASVNLVKAEQREKNREKIDEYVKDKIIKKLLPPLPTGASEDKKVDYEKSYEKMMSRLENGDLDDLSIEIEVVQNSFDTGANVPPDMAQMQESFVKIIGLSNKTVKKEMKVKDAKEALKNEASDKILDMESIKTEAVRRAENEGIIFIDEIDKVAVSSGNSGRQDPSKEGVQRDLLPIVEGSTVTTKFGAIKTDHILFIAAGAFHISKPSDLIPELQGRFPLRVELDSLDENALYQILTQPKNSLLKQYEALLKTENVELKFTDDAIKAIAKIAQNANEKMEDIGARRLHTVIERVIEDISFEANEHGGETVEVDKALVEKRLSDVVEDQDLARYIL; this is translated from the coding sequence ATGAATTTAACCCCAAAAGAGATAGTGAAATTTTTAGACGATTACGTCATCGGGCAAAAGGACGCCAAAAAGATCATCGCCATCGCGCTACGAAACCGCTACCGCAGAATGAAGCTAGATAAAACGATGCAAGACGATATCATGCCAAAAAATATCCTGATGATAGGCTCGACGGGCGTGGGTAAAACCGAGATCGCAAGGCGTCTGTCAAAGATGATGGGTTTGCCGTTTATCAAAGTAGAAGCTAGCAAATACACCGAAGTTGGCTTCGTCGGACGCGACGTGGAGAGTATGGTGCGCGATCTGGCGGCTGCGTCGGTAAATTTGGTCAAAGCCGAACAGCGCGAGAAAAACCGTGAGAAAATCGACGAATACGTAAAAGATAAGATAATAAAAAAACTCCTGCCGCCTCTACCGACGGGTGCGAGCGAAGATAAAAAAGTCGACTATGAAAAAAGCTACGAAAAGATGATGAGTAGGCTAGAAAACGGCGATCTAGATGATCTAAGTATTGAGATAGAAGTCGTACAAAATAGCTTTGACACGGGAGCAAACGTGCCGCCCGATATGGCGCAAATGCAAGAGAGCTTCGTCAAAATCATCGGCCTAAGCAACAAAACCGTCAAAAAAGAGATGAAAGTAAAAGACGCTAAAGAGGCGCTCAAAAACGAAGCTAGCGATAAAATTTTAGATATGGAGAGCATCAAAACCGAGGCCGTGCGAAGAGCCGAAAACGAGGGCATAATCTTTATCGACGAGATCGATAAAGTCGCGGTGAGCTCCGGAAACTCGGGCAGACAAGATCCGAGCAAAGAAGGCGTACAGCGCGACTTGCTACCTATCGTGGAGGGCTCGACCGTGACGACCAAATTTGGCGCCATAAAGACCGATCACATCCTTTTTATCGCCGCCGGCGCCTTTCACATCAGCAAGCCAAGCGATCTAATCCCGGAGCTTCAGGGGCGTTTCCCGCTGAGAGTTGAGCTTGATAGCCTAGATGAAAATGCGCTGTATCAAATTTTAACTCAGCCTAAAAATTCGTTACTTAAGCAGTACGAAGCGCTTTTAAAAACCGAAAACGTGGAGCTTAAATTTACGGATGACGCTATAAAAGCTATCGCAAAAATCGCTCAAAACGCCAACGAAAAAATGGAAGATATCGGCGCTAGACGCCTACACACCGTGATCGAGCGCGTGATAGAGGATATCAGCTTTGAGGCCAACGAGCACGGCGGCGAAACGGTAGAAGTAGACAAAGCTCTCGTAGAAAAGCGTCTCTCAGACGTCGTCGAGGATCAGGATCTAGCGAGATATATCTTATGA
- the hslV gene encoding ATP-dependent protease subunit HslV, giving the protein MFHATTILAYKGKNKSVIGGDGQVSFGNTVLKGNAVKIRKIHGGKVLAGFAGSTADAFNLFDMFENNLDHAKGDLLKAVIEFSKEWRKDKYLRKLEAMMLVLDREKIFLLSGTGDVVEPEDGKIAAIGSGGNYALSAARALDKFARIDEEELVKESLKIAGEICIYTNTNIKTYVLE; this is encoded by the coding sequence CGGCGGCGACGGACAGGTGAGCTTTGGCAACACGGTGCTAAAAGGCAATGCGGTAAAAATCCGCAAGATCCACGGCGGCAAGGTCCTGGCGGGCTTTGCCGGCAGCACCGCGGACGCGTTTAATCTCTTTGATATGTTTGAAAACAACCTAGATCACGCCAAAGGCGATCTGCTAAAAGCAGTGATCGAATTTAGCAAAGAGTGGCGCAAGGATAAATATCTGCGCAAGCTAGAAGCTATGATGCTGGTGCTTGATAGAGAGAAAATTTTCCTTTTAAGCGGGACGGGCGACGTCGTAGAGCCTGAAGACGGCAAGATAGCCGCCATCGGAAGCGGCGGCAACTACGCCCTATCCGCAGCTCGCGCGCTGGATAAATTTGCCCGGATCGACGAAGAGGAGCTCGTAAAAGAGAGTCTAAAGATCGCGGGCGAAATTTGCATTTACACGAACACGAACATAAAAACCTACGTTTTAGAATAG